One window of the Granulicella arctica genome contains the following:
- a CDS encoding c-type cytochrome: MHDQPKFIPQRGTSFYADGRSARPQVENTVGRGQLHEDSYFYTGFVGGKEGDAMPFPVTMDVLERGQERYNIYCTPCHSRVGNGAGMIVQRGYAQAGNLHTPRMQAAPLGHFYNVISNGYGAMPDYSAQVTVADRWAIVAYIKALQLSQNASAGDVPAGAHVDPLSSIAEREGLPSTSADEWTVPTTAVTGTPDNQPFVLPGAGSATVGGTSKDTTPVAKGLPSSATKN, from the coding sequence ATGCACGATCAGCCCAAATTTATTCCGCAGCGTGGCACTTCCTTCTATGCTGATGGCCGTTCAGCCCGTCCGCAGGTTGAGAACACGGTGGGCAGAGGACAGCTTCACGAGGATAGCTACTTCTATACCGGCTTCGTAGGTGGAAAAGAAGGCGACGCAATGCCCTTTCCCGTCACGATGGACGTTCTCGAACGCGGCCAAGAGCGTTACAACATCTATTGCACGCCGTGCCACTCGCGCGTGGGCAACGGAGCTGGCATGATCGTTCAGCGTGGATATGCGCAAGCCGGTAATCTGCACACGCCGCGAATGCAGGCGGCTCCGCTGGGCCACTTCTACAACGTGATCAGCAATGGCTATGGCGCGATGCCGGATTACTCGGCACAGGTCACAGTCGCAGATCGCTGGGCTATCGTCGCCTACATCAAGGCCCTGCAGCTGAGCCAGAATGCCTCAGCAGGCGATGTTCCCGCGGGCGCTCATGTTGACCCTCTTTCCTCAATCGCGGAACGAGAGGGCCTACCTTCTACCTCCGCCGATGAGTGGACGGTACCGACGACCGCAGTCACCGGCACGCCGGACAATCAACCTTTTGTTCTTCCGGGGGCTGGCTCTGCCACTGTCGGTGGAACTTCCAAAGACACAACACCTGTGGCCAAAGGGCTGCCGTCATCCGCAACAAAGAACTGA
- a CDS encoding SCO family protein has product MDIEGLKMLKRRTIRTGWLAIALFAMLGAARAQVSSYGDKQTGENTGDQLPQVLQKVGVSQHLNQTLPLDSIFVDDTGKTVRLGDYFGKHPAIFSLVYYNCPMLCSEELDGLTSALEMVRLVPGKDFEIVVVSIDPSETPADAAKKKQFYLKRYGHPETASGWHFLTGQLPAIDAVTNAVGFGYVRVPGPDGRLTQFAHASSIELVTADGKMAQYYLGVEYSPKDILLGLIDASGNKIGSPVANILTYCYHYDPQTNKHSLIVARVVQFGGMVTMAGLGGFIFLMFRRDLKLGREHDLTKKKNG; this is encoded by the coding sequence ATGGATATTGAGGGACTGAAGATGCTGAAGAGGCGCACAATTCGGACAGGCTGGCTGGCAATCGCTCTTTTTGCGATGCTTGGAGCGGCACGTGCGCAGGTCTCCAGCTACGGCGACAAGCAGACCGGAGAAAATACAGGTGATCAACTTCCCCAGGTCCTCCAAAAGGTCGGCGTCTCCCAACATCTAAACCAGACTTTACCGCTCGACTCGATTTTCGTGGACGATACAGGCAAGACTGTCCGTCTCGGTGACTATTTTGGTAAGCATCCTGCGATCTTCTCGCTTGTGTACTACAACTGCCCGATGCTGTGTTCGGAAGAGCTTGACGGACTAACCAGCGCACTTGAAATGGTTCGCCTCGTGCCGGGCAAGGATTTCGAGATCGTTGTGGTCAGTATCGATCCCAGCGAAACTCCAGCAGATGCTGCGAAGAAGAAGCAGTTCTACCTGAAGCGCTACGGGCATCCAGAGACTGCAAGTGGTTGGCATTTCCTCACTGGACAACTCCCCGCGATTGATGCTGTGACAAACGCTGTTGGATTTGGTTATGTTCGCGTTCCTGGACCGGACGGAAGGCTGACCCAGTTTGCGCACGCCAGCTCGATCGAGTTGGTTACAGCGGATGGCAAGATGGCGCAGTACTATCTCGGGGTGGAGTACTCGCCGAAGGATATTCTGTTGGGGCTGATCGACGCGTCCGGCAACAAGATCGGTTCGCCCGTAGCAAATATTTTGACTTACTGCTATCACTACGATCCGCAAACGAATAAGCACTCCCTCATCGTTGCCCGTGTCGTTCAATTCGGCGGCATGGTGACGATGGCAGGGTTGGGCGGATTTATCTTTTTGATGTTTCGGCGCGATTTGAAGCTCGGGCGCGAACACGACCTGACTAAGAAAAAGAACGGCTAA
- the coxB gene encoding cytochrome c oxidase subunit II: MHISPVLWQFLVKWLNASALFPREASTIAPYADELYFFLILITILGLLLVGALLLVFSVMYRKEKHPVATQIEGSTLLEATWTIIPLAIFLVCFVWGALLYFRIYNPPTNAMNIYVVGKQWMWKAEHPGGQHEINALHVPMGRPVQLTMISQDVFHSFSIPDFRVKREVIPGRYTTVWFEATAVGTYHIFCTQYCGTKHSAMIGEVTVLTPEDYQKWTQQSTSGMSLAQNGERLFASMGCNACHSGNAAARGPNLAGVYGSKLQLANGSQVLVNDAYLRDAILNPSQHVTAGYSPIMPTYQGQISEDGLIDLVEYVKNLQTNYRVQQTLTTSQSDQTAPITPEMVKP, translated from the coding sequence ATGCATATCAGTCCAGTACTGTGGCAATTTCTGGTGAAGTGGCTTAACGCATCCGCGCTGTTTCCGCGCGAAGCGTCGACCATTGCTCCTTATGCGGATGAGCTCTATTTCTTCCTGATCCTGATCACGATCCTCGGCCTTCTGCTTGTCGGCGCGCTGCTCCTCGTGTTCTCGGTCATGTACCGGAAGGAAAAACATCCCGTCGCGACCCAGATCGAAGGCTCTACGCTTCTTGAAGCGACGTGGACGATTATCCCGTTGGCAATTTTCCTTGTTTGCTTCGTATGGGGAGCGTTGCTGTACTTCCGCATCTACAATCCCCCAACAAATGCGATGAATATCTATGTGGTCGGCAAGCAGTGGATGTGGAAGGCAGAGCATCCGGGTGGCCAACATGAGATTAATGCGCTGCACGTTCCAATGGGTCGTCCCGTGCAGCTGACGATGATCTCGCAGGATGTTTTCCATAGCTTCTCGATCCCAGACTTCCGCGTCAAGCGCGAAGTGATTCCGGGCCGCTACACGACAGTATGGTTCGAGGCGACGGCAGTTGGAACGTACCACATCTTCTGCACCCAATATTGTGGAACGAAGCACTCCGCAATGATTGGCGAGGTGACCGTCCTTACGCCCGAGGATTATCAAAAGTGGACTCAGCAGTCGACTAGCGGTATGTCGCTCGCTCAAAACGGCGAACGCCTTTTCGCAAGCATGGGTTGCAACGCATGTCATTCCGGCAATGCTGCAGCACGCGGTCCTAACCTCGCAGGCGTATACGGATCGAAGCTGCAACTTGCGAACGGCTCCCAGGTTCTCGTGAATGACGCTTATCTGAGAGATGCCATTCTCAATCCGTCCCAGCACGTTACCGCGGGATATTCACCAATCATGCCCACCTACCAGGGGCAGATCAGTGAAGACGGCCTTATCGACCTAGTCGAGTACGTGAAGAATCTACAAACCAACTATCGTGTGCAGCAGACGCTGACCACGTCGCAGTCTGATCAGACGGCACCGATCACGCCGGAAATGGTGAAACCATGA
- a CDS encoding cytochrome c oxidase subunit I: MSATSSTILNLPDQSTATLPKKNYINAEHGLLSWLFTGDHKRIAMLYLISITFFFFIGGAFAGLIRLELLTPQPDLVASDTYNKFFTMHGIIMIFLFLVPSVPATLGNFLIPIMLGAKDLAFPKINLLSWYLYMAGGTFTLAALVLGGVDTGWTFTTPLSTHYLNTHVITAATAIFIAGFSSIFTGLNFIVTIHRMRAPGMTWFRMPLFVWSNYAASLLMVLGTPVLAIAIVLVALERTFGIGVFDPTKGGDPLLFQHLFWFYSHPAVYIMILPGMGVISEVISTFSRKRVFGYTAVAFSSVAIALFGFFVWEHHMFIMGVSNYSALVFSLLTMLVAVPSAIKIFNWAFTLQQGSITFETPMLYAFGFLGLFTIGGLTGVFLGSLGMDIHLTETYFIVAHFHFVMVGGMLMAFLSGIHFWWPKMTGRMYPESLSKLAAVVTFIGFNLTFLPQFILGYLGMPRRYHAYPPEFQVLNVLSTAGATVLGVGYLLPMLYLAWSLKYGAIAGNNPWQATGLEWQIQSPPLTENFIEVPIVDHEAYDYEWLAHKTQHEVTTVG, from the coding sequence ATGAGCGCTACGTCATCGACGATTTTGAACCTTCCTGACCAGAGCACTGCAACTCTGCCCAAGAAGAATTACATCAATGCTGAGCACGGATTATTGAGCTGGCTGTTTACGGGTGACCATAAACGCATCGCCATGCTGTACCTGATCTCGATCACCTTCTTCTTCTTTATCGGAGGAGCGTTCGCCGGCTTGATCCGCCTTGAGTTGCTGACGCCGCAGCCTGATCTTGTTGCGTCGGATACGTACAACAAGTTCTTTACCATGCATGGAATTATCATGATCTTCCTCTTTCTGGTGCCTTCCGTGCCGGCGACATTGGGGAACTTCCTGATTCCGATCATGCTTGGCGCCAAGGACCTTGCCTTTCCGAAGATCAATCTACTCAGCTGGTACCTCTATATGGCTGGCGGCACGTTTACGCTCGCAGCGCTCGTGCTGGGTGGTGTAGATACCGGATGGACATTTACCACGCCCCTCTCGACGCACTATCTCAATACGCATGTGATTACCGCAGCGACGGCGATATTTATTGCAGGGTTTAGCTCGATCTTTACCGGCCTGAACTTCATTGTGACCATTCACCGGATGCGGGCACCAGGTATGACCTGGTTCAGGATGCCGCTCTTCGTATGGTCTAACTATGCCGCCTCGCTTTTGATGGTTCTGGGAACTCCTGTTCTTGCGATCGCGATTGTTCTGGTTGCCCTTGAGCGTACCTTTGGTATCGGCGTCTTCGATCCTACAAAAGGTGGCGATCCACTTCTCTTCCAACATCTCTTCTGGTTTTACTCGCATCCGGCTGTGTACATCATGATTCTGCCGGGTATGGGAGTCATTTCTGAGGTAATCAGCACCTTCAGCCGAAAGCGTGTCTTCGGATACACAGCAGTCGCGTTTTCTTCAGTTGCAATCGCGCTCTTCGGCTTCTTTGTTTGGGAACATCACATGTTCATCATGGGAGTCTCCAACTACTCAGCCCTGGTCTTTTCCCTCCTGACGATGCTTGTCGCCGTACCTTCAGCGATCAAGATCTTCAACTGGGCATTCACCCTTCAGCAGGGCTCCATTACATTTGAGACGCCGATGCTCTACGCGTTCGGTTTCCTAGGCCTGTTTACGATCGGTGGACTCACCGGCGTATTTTTAGGATCTCTCGGCATGGATATCCATCTCACGGAAACATACTTCATCGTGGCGCACTTCCACTTCGTTATGGTGGGCGGTATGTTGATGGCATTTCTTTCAGGCATTCACTTCTGGTGGCCGAAGATGACGGGCCGCATGTATCCCGAATCGCTGTCGAAACTAGCGGCGGTCGTGACCTTCATCGGGTTCAACCTTACATTCCTACCGCAATTTATCCTTGGGTATCTCGGAATGCCTCGCCGCTATCATGCCTATCCGCCAGAGTTTCAGGTGCTGAATGTCCTGTCGACGGCCGGAGCTACTGTTCTCGGCGTCGGGTACCTCCTTCCAATGCTTTACCTCGCATGGTCTCTCAAATATGGAGCGATAGCCGGTAACAATCCCTGGCAGGCCACCGGTCTTGAGTGGCAGATTCAGTCGCCTCCGCTGACCGAGAACTTCATCGAGGTTCCCATCGTCGATCACGAAGCATACGACTACGAATGGCTAGCCCACAAGACGCAGCACGAGGTGACTACCGTTGGATAA
- a CDS encoding cytochrome c oxidase subunit 3 family protein: MDNVITHPHTHETAVAAEHHHQALPQHRHHFETEEQQREAASFGMWLFLLTEIMFFGGMFFAYLLYRNWYYDAFVAASNQLSIPLGAFNTVVLIGSGFFMALGVWAAEVKKKGLLVLFLVITTILGAIFLGVKADEYHEKWEKHHIPGAHFDVSEFVNPHAFGLKETPLAPDMAQRTQVFFFLYFAMTGMHALHMIIGIGILFWLTWRAHFGEFTSGYVAPIENFGLYWHFVDIVWLFLFPLLYLINRHPV, from the coding sequence TTGGATAACGTAATCACACATCCTCACACGCATGAGACGGCTGTCGCGGCGGAGCACCATCATCAGGCCCTTCCTCAGCACCGCCATCATTTCGAGACAGAGGAGCAACAGCGCGAGGCTGCAAGCTTCGGCATGTGGCTGTTCCTCCTTACAGAAATAATGTTCTTCGGAGGCATGTTCTTTGCCTACCTGCTTTACCGTAACTGGTACTACGACGCCTTCGTTGCTGCCTCGAACCAGCTGAGTATTCCGCTGGGCGCTTTCAACACCGTGGTGTTGATTGGTTCCGGGTTTTTCATGGCGCTTGGAGTGTGGGCGGCTGAAGTCAAGAAGAAGGGTCTGCTTGTTCTGTTTCTTGTCATCACGACTATTCTGGGAGCGATCTTCCTTGGCGTGAAGGCGGACGAGTACCACGAAAAGTGGGAAAAGCACCACATTCCTGGAGCACATTTCGATGTCTCTGAATTTGTTAACCCTCATGCTTTCGGCCTGAAGGAAACGCCTCTTGCTCCTGACATGGCGCAAAGAACACAGGTGTTCTTCTTCCTCTATTTTGCGATGACTGGGATGCATGCGCTCCACATGATTATCGGAATTGGCATCCTGTTCTGGCTGACGTGGAGGGCTCACTTCGGGGAGTTCACGAGCGGGTATGTGGCACCGATAGAAAACTTCGGGCTTTACTGGCACTTTGTGGATATCGTCTGGCTCTTCTTGTTTCCTCTGCTTTATCTGATCAACCGTCACCCGGTGTAG
- a CDS encoding cytochrome C oxidase subunit IV family protein: MSDAHDATNVTNPEHSEHHILTPLNYAVVFGTLLIFTGITVGAAYIDLGVLNPIIALGIASFKAVVVILFFMHVKYQSRLIKMTVGAGFFTFLVLITMTLSDYMSRAWGLW, translated from the coding sequence ATGTCTGACGCGCACGATGCAACAAATGTAACAAACCCGGAACACAGCGAACATCACATCCTGACGCCTCTGAACTACGCGGTGGTATTTGGAACACTGCTGATTTTCACCGGCATAACAGTTGGTGCCGCTTATATCGATCTTGGCGTCTTAAATCCGATCATCGCACTTGGAATTGCCAGCTTCAAGGCTGTGGTCGTCATCCTGTTCTTTATGCACGTGAAGTATCAGTCGCGGTTGATCAAGATGACTGTCGGAGCAGGCTTCTTCACATTCCTGGTCCTCATCACAATGACTTTGAGTGACTACATGAGCCGCGCATGGGGTCTCTGGTAA
- a CDS encoding deoxyribodipyrimidine photo-lyase, with the protein MSIALSEELPHGIKSLMSNPRVTVRREGRLSPEGKCVVYWMQRAQRGIDNHGVNIAVEVANELELPLVVYFAGISNFPHANLRHYVFLNQGLPDIEEDLAKRNITFVMRKAPGESHEKLLADVGAAFLIGDENPMREPERWRQQLASKIKIPFWTVDTDVIVPSKLMEKAQYGAYTIRPRLYRLLPEFLVPYENPHAKHAWKRPHSFRSDSVHEDMTKNWKDFDRSVPPVEAWKGGTRAGLNHLRHFTGKLLADYEVQRNHPEKDGTSSMSPYLHYGHVGPQTIALAVDAAVKSNPTLKSARDSYFNELIAWRELAINFVRYQPNYDSADCAETWAKRTIAEHERDERDILYTLEQLEGAQTYDDLWNAAQVQMVRHGWMHNYLRMYWGKKILEWTPDAATAMKYAIYLNDKYFLDGRDPNGYAGIAWAIVGKFDRAWSSRPVFGKIRYMSGASTGRKFNSKAYIQKMYALPGETAAVDLQLKA; encoded by the coding sequence ATGAGCATTGCGTTGAGTGAGGAACTGCCGCACGGGATCAAGAGCCTGATGTCAAACCCTCGGGTCACCGTCCGACGAGAGGGCCGGTTGAGTCCGGAAGGTAAATGTGTCGTGTACTGGATGCAGCGTGCGCAGCGTGGGATCGATAATCATGGGGTCAACATCGCCGTGGAAGTCGCGAATGAACTTGAGCTTCCACTCGTCGTCTACTTTGCCGGCATCTCGAACTTTCCCCATGCGAACCTCCGACATTACGTGTTCCTCAATCAAGGGCTTCCGGATATAGAAGAGGATCTCGCCAAACGGAATATTACGTTCGTGATGCGTAAGGCCCCTGGGGAATCACACGAAAAACTGCTGGCTGATGTTGGCGCGGCTTTCCTGATCGGTGATGAGAACCCGATGCGTGAGCCGGAGCGGTGGCGTCAACAGCTCGCTTCAAAGATCAAGATTCCTTTCTGGACTGTAGATACGGATGTGATCGTACCGTCCAAGCTGATGGAGAAGGCACAGTATGGTGCGTATACGATCCGACCCCGCCTGTACCGCCTGCTGCCAGAGTTCCTTGTGCCCTATGAGAACCCGCATGCGAAGCATGCATGGAAGCGGCCTCACAGCTTCAGGTCAGACTCGGTCCATGAGGATATGACAAAGAACTGGAAAGACTTTGACCGTTCAGTCCCTCCGGTAGAAGCATGGAAGGGCGGAACTCGGGCCGGCTTGAATCATTTAAGGCATTTCACCGGAAAGCTATTGGCTGACTACGAAGTTCAACGGAATCACCCGGAAAAAGACGGAACCTCGTCGATGTCACCCTACCTGCATTATGGTCACGTTGGTCCGCAGACGATTGCTCTTGCGGTTGACGCAGCGGTAAAGAGTAATCCGACGCTTAAGTCGGCTCGTGACAGCTATTTCAATGAACTCATTGCATGGCGTGAGCTCGCCATCAATTTCGTCCGCTATCAGCCCAACTATGACTCAGCAGATTGTGCCGAGACCTGGGCGAAGAGGACGATCGCGGAGCACGAGCGAGATGAGCGGGATATCCTCTACACATTGGAGCAGCTCGAAGGTGCACAAACCTACGATGATCTTTGGAATGCAGCCCAAGTGCAGATGGTGCGACACGGATGGATGCACAACTATCTTCGTATGTACTGGGGCAAGAAAATCCTCGAGTGGACTCCCGATGCGGCAACTGCGATGAAGTACGCGATCTATCTAAATGACAAGTATTTTCTCGATGGGCGAGACCCTAATGGCTATGCTGGCATTGCGTGGGCAATTGTCGGTAAGTTTGATCGTGCGTGGAGCTCGCGTCCCGTGTTTGGGAAGATCCGTTATATGTCAGGTGCCTCTACGGGAAGAAAATTCAACTCCAAGGCTTACATCCAGAAGATGTACGCACTCCCAGGCGAGACAGCTGCCGTCGACCTTCAACTCAAAGCCTGA
- a CDS encoding SDR family oxidoreductase, with protein MALYLITGAAGFIGSHLVHTLIQRGDDVRALDNFSTGRRENLANLEKQLDLREVDLRDSIGVLNACVGVDFILHQGALPSVPRSVSEPRPSHETNIDGTFNLLEGARAAGVKRIVYAASSSAYGNQPGFPRVESMKPQPIAPYPVQKLAGELYMQSYWQVYGLETVCLRYFNIFGPRQVADSPYSGVMARFILQMMRGEQPVINGDGEQGRDFTYVENAVQANLRACAASAEKVAGRVFNVACGERHTLNETYEILARLLGYPHPPQYGPDRAGDVRDSLADISAAHKAMNYVPHIGFEEGLRRTVEWYQAEFSASFHKQDGAT; from the coding sequence TTGGCTCTTTATCTCATTACCGGCGCTGCTGGCTTCATTGGATCGCACCTCGTACATACCCTCATCCAACGTGGCGATGATGTTCGAGCTTTAGATAATTTTTCGACAGGGCGCAGAGAGAATTTAGCAAATCTAGAAAAGCAGCTCGATCTTCGCGAGGTGGACCTGCGCGATTCTATAGGCGTGCTCAATGCATGCGTAGGTGTGGATTTCATCCTGCATCAGGGTGCGCTACCAAGCGTGCCGCGCTCGGTTTCGGAGCCACGGCCAAGCCATGAGACCAATATCGATGGTACTTTCAACCTCTTAGAAGGAGCGCGCGCTGCTGGAGTCAAGCGGATCGTTTATGCGGCATCGTCGTCTGCATACGGAAACCAGCCTGGGTTTCCGCGCGTCGAAAGTATGAAGCCGCAGCCCATTGCCCCGTACCCAGTGCAGAAGTTAGCGGGCGAGTTGTATATGCAGTCGTACTGGCAGGTTTACGGACTTGAGACTGTCTGCCTTCGTTACTTCAATATCTTTGGTCCACGGCAGGTTGCCGATTCACCCTATTCCGGTGTGATGGCGCGTTTCATCCTGCAAATGATGCGGGGTGAGCAGCCTGTAATCAACGGGGACGGTGAGCAGGGCCGGGACTTCACCTATGTTGAAAATGCGGTTCAGGCAAATCTTAGAGCTTGTGCTGCATCGGCGGAGAAGGTGGCAGGTCGGGTCTTTAACGTCGCCTGTGGTGAGCGGCACACCTTGAATGAAACATACGAGATACTGGCGAGACTCCTTGGCTACCCTCACCCACCGCAATACGGGCCCGATCGAGCAGGCGACGTTCGCGATTCGCTGGCGGACATCTCTGCGGCCCATAAGGCAATGAACTACGTCCCGCACATCGGCTTTGAAGAAGGTCTCAGACGCACCGTTGAATGGTACCAAGCAGAGTTTTCGGCGTCTTTCCATAAGCAGGACGGAGCGACATAA
- a CDS encoding nucleotide sugar dehydrogenase — protein MSTSQTETLRLQAWIERVQDRSVRVGIVGLGYVGLPLTLLFSDERFRVTGFDIDPSKVETLNSGQSYIHRIEPDHIRAAQTSGFHATTDFAEIGNVDAVLICVPTPLHEDHTPDMSYVVSTVEALAPYLREGQLVVLESTTYPGTTEEIVVETINRHGQPRGVSVLRKSVSSDASEPMLCGVMVAFSPEREDPGNVTTPRRDIPKVIGGVDSRAGAAASALYGSVFHRTVLMSSPAAAEMTKLLENIYRCVNIALINELKQLCIHMGLDIWEIVAAAATKPFGFQAFYPGPGVGGHCIPVDPFYLSWKAKQFGFPTRFIELAGEVNEAMPAYVVESTTRALKRNGILLSGARILVLGVAYKRDVDDLRESPALSIIELLQQGGAEVSYNDPFFATVGQGRKYDLRMKSAPLDDLASFHGVVIVTDHSSYDYGQIVANARLVIDSRNATKGIDSAKIVRC, from the coding sequence ATGAGCACCTCTCAGACCGAGACCTTACGCCTCCAGGCGTGGATAGAACGTGTTCAGGATCGAAGTGTCCGAGTAGGAATAGTTGGTCTCGGCTACGTGGGTCTTCCACTTACGCTGCTCTTCAGTGACGAACGATTCCGGGTCACCGGATTCGACATTGATCCATCCAAGGTCGAGACGCTCAATAGCGGTCAAAGCTACATTCATCGCATTGAGCCTGACCATATCCGAGCGGCCCAGACCAGTGGTTTTCACGCTACAACGGATTTCGCAGAGATAGGCAACGTTGATGCTGTGCTCATCTGTGTCCCGACTCCGCTCCACGAGGATCACACGCCGGATATGAGCTACGTCGTCTCGACTGTGGAAGCTCTTGCGCCGTACCTTCGAGAAGGTCAGCTCGTCGTGCTGGAGAGTACGACTTATCCCGGCACCACGGAAGAGATTGTAGTTGAGACCATCAATCGACACGGTCAGCCACGTGGCGTCAGCGTGCTCCGTAAGTCCGTAAGCTCCGACGCGAGCGAACCTATGCTTTGCGGCGTCATGGTTGCGTTTTCACCAGAACGGGAAGACCCTGGCAACGTCACAACACCGCGCCGCGACATCCCTAAGGTGATTGGTGGCGTGGATTCACGGGCGGGCGCCGCGGCCTCCGCTCTCTACGGCTCGGTGTTCCATCGAACGGTGTTGATGTCGAGCCCAGCGGCTGCCGAAATGACGAAGTTGCTGGAAAACATATATCGATGCGTCAATATCGCGCTCATCAATGAGTTGAAGCAGCTGTGTATCCACATGGGACTCGATATCTGGGAGATCGTTGCCGCCGCCGCTACGAAACCTTTTGGCTTCCAGGCCTTCTATCCAGGGCCAGGTGTAGGTGGTCACTGCATTCCGGTCGACCCTTTTTATCTGAGTTGGAAGGCAAAGCAGTTTGGCTTCCCTACTCGCTTTATAGAACTCGCTGGTGAAGTCAACGAAGCCATGCCGGCCTATGTCGTCGAGTCGACCACGCGTGCGCTCAAGCGCAATGGCATCCTCCTGTCGGGAGCAAGAATCCTTGTGCTCGGTGTCGCCTATAAGCGCGATGTCGATGATCTCCGTGAGTCGCCTGCACTCAGTATCATCGAGCTGCTACAGCAGGGTGGCGCGGAGGTTAGCTACAACGATCCATTCTTCGCAACCGTGGGACAAGGGAGAAAGTATGACCTGCGGATGAAGTCTGCGCCCTTGGATGATCTTGCGTCCTTTCACGGCGTTGTCATTGTGACGGATCATTCCAGCTATGATTACGGACAAATCGTGGCGAACGCTCGGCTAGTGATAGATTCTAGAAACGCGACCAAGGGAATCGACTCGGCGAAGATCGTTCGCTGCTAG